A window from Pseudooceanicola algae encodes these proteins:
- a CDS encoding ABC transporter substrate-binding protein: MTQGILGWTRRGVLAGGVALLALGAGGPVAAQTPPGVLVVGQVAEPKSLDPAADTAVNDFRILLNMYDGLVRYKSGTLEVEPALATGWEISEDGTVYTFHLREGVTFHDGSAFDAEAVKFNFDRMLDEGHPYHDTGPFPLAFFFSSVEEVAVIDAATVEFTLSAPYAPFLSNLAYPTGLIVSPEAVAAGGADFGRNPSGTGPYKFVEWQSNTHVILEKNADYWDGEPGLDTVVFRPITDSNTRTAEMLAGGIDLMVEVPPVSLGEFGGEAFQVYEQAGPHVWFLILNAKEGPFAEKLVRQAANYAVNKTALVENVLEGTAEVAAGPTPPAFAWAYNEDLEPYPYDPEKAKSLLAEAGVEAPEVKFFVTEGGSGMLDPIAMGTAIQADLEAVGFDVTIETYEWNTFLGEVNPGLEGKADMAEMAWMTNDPDTLPYLALRTDAFPDKGGFNSGYYSNPEVDSLLEQARVATDQEDRAALYKQMQVIVQEDAPWVFVANWKQNAVSSDAVEGLELEPSFFLLLKDVVKN; this comes from the coding sequence ATGACACAGGGAATTCTTGGATGGACCCGCAGGGGAGTCCTTGCCGGAGGCGTGGCCTTGCTGGCCCTGGGCGCAGGCGGCCCGGTGGCCGCGCAGACGCCGCCCGGGGTGCTTGTGGTGGGGCAGGTGGCAGAGCCGAAGTCCCTGGACCCGGCGGCGGATACCGCGGTCAATGATTTCCGCATCCTGCTGAACATGTATGACGGGCTTGTGCGCTACAAGTCCGGTACGCTGGAGGTCGAGCCGGCGCTGGCGACAGGCTGGGAGATCAGCGAGGACGGCACCGTCTATACCTTCCATCTGCGCGAAGGGGTCACGTTCCACGATGGATCGGCCTTCGATGCGGAAGCGGTGAAGTTCAACTTCGACCGGATGCTGGACGAGGGGCATCCCTATCACGACACCGGGCCCTTCCCGCTGGCCTTCTTCTTTTCCTCGGTCGAAGAGGTGGCGGTGATTGACGCGGCGACGGTCGAATTTACCCTGAGTGCGCCCTATGCGCCCTTCCTGTCGAACCTGGCCTATCCGACCGGGCTGATCGTTTCACCCGAGGCCGTCGCGGCCGGCGGCGCCGATTTCGGGCGCAACCCGAGCGGCACCGGCCCCTACAAGTTCGTGGAATGGCAATCCAACACTCATGTGATCCTGGAAAAGAATGCCGATTACTGGGATGGCGAGCCGGGGCTGGACACAGTCGTCTTCCGCCCGATCACCGACAGCAATACCCGCACCGCCGAGATGCTGGCCGGGGGGATCGACCTGATGGTCGAGGTGCCGCCCGTTTCCCTGGGCGAATTTGGAGGTGAAGCGTTCCAGGTCTATGAGCAGGCGGGGCCACATGTCTGGTTCCTGATCCTGAATGCCAAGGAAGGGCCCTTTGCCGAAAAGCTGGTGCGTCAGGCGGCGAATTACGCGGTGAACAAGACGGCACTGGTTGAAAACGTGCTGGAAGGGACGGCCGAAGTTGCGGCCGGTCCGACGCCGCCGGCCTTTGCATGGGCCTATAACGAGGATCTCGAGCCCTATCCCTATGATCCCGAAAAGGCCAAGTCCCTGCTGGCCGAAGCCGGGGTCGAGGCGCCGGAGGTGAAGTTCTTTGTCACTGAAGGCGGGTCGGGCATGCTGGATCCGATCGCCATGGGCACCGCGATCCAGGCGGACCTGGAGGCCGTTGGATTCGATGTCACCATCGAGACCTATGAGTGGAACACCTTCCTTGGTGAGGTGAACCCCGGTCTGGAAGGCAAGGCGGACATGGCGGAGATGGCCTGGATGACCAACGATCCCGACACTCTGCCATACCTGGCGCTGCGCACGGATGCCTTCCCGGACAAGGGTGGCTTCAATTCCGGCTATTATTCCAACCCGGAGGTCGACAGCCTGCTGGAACAGGCGCGGGTGGCGACGGATCAGGAAGACCGCGCAGCGCTTTACAAGCAGATGCAGGTCATCGTGCAGGAAGATGCGCCTTGGGTCTTTGTTGCCAACTGGAAGCAGAATGCCGTGTCGAGCGATGCGGTCGAAGGGCTTGAGCTGGAGCCATCGTTCTTTCTGTTGCTGAAGGACGTGGTGAAGAACTGA
- a CDS encoding DUF1028 domain-containing protein: protein MTFSILARDAETGRIGGAAATGSLCVGGWVLRGRLGAGLSASQGTAPSTLWGEAVLDEMAAGRTAAQAVAQVTNPDSGRAHRQLSALDITGTTAGFTGSASVPACNHRAETDFIVAGNMLTSESILDAMAETWTSTPGHFTTRLLATLAAAEKAGSDSRGLLSAALLCLGPEMPPLSLRIDHSTTPLADLDRLHRRATTGTYAEWSRLVPTRTHPQAAPSAADIARLAPET from the coding sequence ATGACCTTTTCCATTCTCGCCCGTGATGCGGAAACAGGCAGGATCGGCGGCGCCGCGGCGACAGGTTCGCTCTGCGTCGGCGGCTGGGTGCTGCGCGGGCGGCTCGGCGCAGGCCTCTCCGCCAGCCAGGGCACGGCGCCTTCGACCCTCTGGGGCGAGGCTGTGTTGGACGAAATGGCTGCGGGCCGGACCGCAGCACAGGCCGTCGCGCAGGTCACGAACCCCGACAGCGGCCGCGCCCATCGGCAACTTTCGGCTCTCGACATCACAGGCACCACGGCGGGCTTCACCGGATCGGCCTCGGTCCCGGCCTGCAACCACCGCGCCGAAACGGATTTCATCGTCGCCGGCAACATGCTGACCAGCGAATCGATCCTCGACGCCATGGCCGAAACCTGGACCTCGACACCGGGGCACTTCACGACGCGCCTCCTCGCCACCCTCGCCGCGGCTGAAAAAGCAGGCAGCGATTCCCGTGGCCTGCTCTCTGCCGCCCTGCTCTGCCTCGGCCCCGAGATGCCGCCGCTTTCGCTACGGATCGACCATTCAACCACGCCGCTCGCCGACCTCGACCGCCTGCACCGGCGCGCCACCACCGGCACCTACGCGGAATGGAGTCGCCTCGTCCCGACCCGGACACATCCCCAGGCCGCCCCGAGCGCCGCCGACATCGCCCGCCTCGCGCCGGAGACCTGA
- a CDS encoding FadR/GntR family transcriptional regulator, with the protein MQVADQIKDWVVEQGLRMGDRLPGEAEMIARFGMSKGTIREAMRILEAQGLVKTRTGPGGGSFVHEVSGERARALLGNYFYFRDLTLKDIYQLRRLLEPELAASLAGRLDAAQLAALDQVIATYAMPSRSPEEEREQQVQSLRFHQHLAEYAENELLGFIIGFMAQILSDLTVYRRLYEPVNHELWARGRAYHVELVAALRAGDGPRARQVMGDHMATAEALMEGQEELMLKRFLSA; encoded by the coding sequence GTGCAGGTCGCCGACCAGATCAAGGATTGGGTCGTCGAGCAGGGGCTGCGCATGGGCGACCGCCTGCCGGGCGAGGCCGAGATGATCGCGCGGTTTGGCATGTCCAAGGGCACGATCCGCGAGGCCATGCGCATTCTGGAGGCGCAGGGCCTGGTCAAGACCCGCACCGGTCCGGGCGGCGGCAGTTTCGTTCACGAGGTCTCGGGGGAACGGGCGCGGGCCCTGTTGGGCAATTATTTCTATTTCCGCGATCTGACGCTGAAGGATATCTACCAGTTGCGCCGTTTGCTGGAGCCGGAGTTGGCGGCGAGTCTGGCCGGGCGGCTGGATGCCGCGCAACTGGCGGCGCTGGATCAGGTGATCGCCACCTATGCGATGCCGTCCCGCAGCCCGGAGGAAGAGCGCGAACAGCAGGTGCAATCCCTGCGCTTTCATCAGCATCTGGCGGAATACGCCGAGAACGAGCTTCTGGGGTTCATCATCGGTTTCATGGCGCAGATCCTGTCGGATCTGACGGTCTATCGGCGGCTTTACGAGCCGGTGAACCATGAGCTTTGGGCGCGGGGGCGGGCCTATCACGTCGAGCTTGTCGCGGCCCTTCGGGCCGGGGACGGGCCGCGTGCGCGCCAGGTGATGGGCGATCACATGGCCACCGCCGAGGCCTTGATGGAAGGTCAGGAAGAACTGATGCTCAAGCGGTTCCTGAGCGCTTAA
- a CDS encoding ABC transporter substrate-binding protein encodes MKNWIAGSLALATAGTGLASGAAAEELTLQLKWVTQAQFAGYYVAEAKGFYDDAGLDVTIKAGGPDIAPEQVIAAGGADVITTWMAAALAARERGVPLVNIAQPFKTGGLQLTCLKSSGIESPEDFPGHTLGVWFFGNEYPFYAWMASLGLATDGSEGGVTVIKQAFSADPLIQGQADCISTMTYNEYGQVLDAGISEDELVNFNYLDMGFGMLEDGLYVLEDKLEDPAFADEMARFVAASMKGWKYAEENPDEAAEIIIEFDETGAQTLEHQQYMMGQVAKLTAGSNGALDPADYDQTVATLLSAVSEDNPAITKQPEGAYTMAITDVALD; translated from the coding sequence ATGAAAAACTGGATCGCAGGGAGCCTCGCGCTTGCCACCGCTGGAACCGGCCTTGCCTCGGGCGCGGCGGCAGAAGAGCTGACGCTGCAGCTGAAATGGGTGACCCAGGCGCAGTTCGCCGGCTATTACGTCGCCGAAGCCAAGGGGTTCTATGACGACGCCGGGCTGGACGTGACGATCAAGGCCGGTGGCCCCGATATCGCGCCCGAGCAGGTGATTGCCGCCGGTGGCGCCGATGTCATCACCACCTGGATGGCCGCGGCCCTGGCCGCGCGCGAACGGGGTGTGCCGCTGGTCAATATCGCCCAGCCCTTCAAGACCGGCGGTCTGCAACTGACCTGCCTGAAATCCAGCGGTATCGAAAGCCCCGAGGATTTCCCTGGCCATACCCTTGGCGTCTGGTTCTTCGGCAACGAATATCCCTTCTATGCCTGGATGGCATCGCTGGGTCTGGCGACCGATGGCTCCGAAGGCGGCGTCACGGTGATCAAGCAGGCCTTCTCGGCCGATCCGCTGATCCAGGGTCAGGCCGATTGCATTTCCACCATGACCTACAACGAATACGGTCAGGTTCTGGATGCCGGCATCAGCGAAGACGAGCTGGTGAACTTCAACTATCTCGACATGGGTTTCGGGATGCTTGAAGACGGTCTTTACGTGCTTGAAGACAAGCTGGAAGACCCCGCCTTTGCCGACGAGATGGCGCGTTTCGTCGCCGCCTCGATGAAGGGCTGGAAATACGCCGAGGAAAACCCCGACGAGGCCGCCGAGATCATCATCGAATTCGACGAGACCGGCGCTCAGACCCTGGAGCATCAGCAATACATGATGGGCCAGGTGGCCAAACTGACCGCAGGCTCCAACGGCGCGCTTGACCCGGCGGATTACGATCAGACCGTGGCGACGCTGCTGTCGGCCGTGTCCGAGGATAACCCCGCGATCACCAAGCAGCCCGAGGGCGCCTATACGATGGCGATCACCGACGTCGCGCTGGACTGA
- a CDS encoding ABC transporter permease gives MILVIAAFLMWAGLWAVNVRLANGPAANRQAVKLLVPVLFGLTILAMWELIVRGLQVPLVILPAPSVIAAKVGDSLPMLWGDFVQTFVKGALSGFAIGIAAAFVVAILVDRSDFLRRGLMPVGSFLAALPIVGTAPILVMWYGYDWQSKAAVVVAMVFFPMLVNITAGLQETTQMQRDQMQTWAASYWQGFWKLRLPAAMPFVFNGLKISSTLALIGAIVAEFFGSPIAGMGFRISVSVGQLSLDMVWAEIFVAALAGSLFYGALSLLEHWVTFWHPSQRR, from the coding sequence ATGATCCTTGTCATCGCGGCCTTTCTGATGTGGGCCGGCCTCTGGGCCGTCAACGTGCGCCTTGCCAATGGCCCCGCCGCCAACCGTCAGGCGGTCAAGCTGCTGGTGCCGGTGCTGTTCGGGCTGACCATCCTTGCCATGTGGGAATTGATCGTGCGCGGGCTTCAGGTGCCGCTGGTCATCCTGCCCGCGCCAAGCGTCATTGCCGCCAAGGTGGGCGACAGCCTGCCGATGCTCTGGGGTGATTTCGTGCAAACCTTCGTCAAGGGGGCGCTGTCGGGCTTTGCCATCGGGATCGCGGCTGCCTTCGTGGTGGCGATCCTTGTTGATCGCAGCGATTTTCTGCGCCGGGGCCTGATGCCGGTGGGGTCCTTCCTCGCCGCGCTGCCGATCGTGGGCACCGCACCGATCCTGGTGATGTGGTATGGCTATGACTGGCAATCCAAGGCGGCCGTCGTTGTCGCCATGGTCTTCTTCCCGATGCTGGTGAACATCACTGCCGGCCTGCAGGAAACCACGCAGATGCAACGCGACCAGATGCAAACCTGGGCCGCAAGCTATTGGCAGGGCTTCTGGAAACTCCGGCTGCCCGCTGCCATGCCCTTTGTCTTCAACGGGCTCAAGATCTCCTCGACGCTGGCGCTGATCGGTGCCATCGTTGCGGAATTCTTCGGGTCCCCGATTGCGGGAATGGGCTTTCGGATCTCCGTTTCGGTGGGGCAGCTCTCTCTGGACATGGTCTGGGCCGAGATCTTTGTCGCCGCCCTGGCGGGATCCCTGTTCTACGGGGCGCTGTCCCTGCTGGAGCACTGGGTGACCTTCTGGCACCCGTCGCAAAGACGATAA
- a CDS encoding ABC transporter permease has protein sequence MRRLAPVLVVVAVLVGLWYLACVPMNIKLGLSMAERQGAVVHPEGNAARRDMPAVALAIGNPAYWGQSWSQQKPRLPAPHQVVNELWKTTMQVAPTSKRSLVFHGWVTLSATGLGFLIGSTMGILLAIGIVHSRAMDMSVMPWAIASQTIPILAIAPMIIVVLASVGLQGLVPKALISAYLSFFPVVVGMVKGLRSPSPMDLDLMRTWSATRTQTFAKLRMPASAPYLFASLKIGVASSLVGTIVAELPAGGGQGLGARLLSGSYYGQTVQIWAALFATAILAAGLVSLIGAIERNVLKRMGLA, from the coding sequence ATGAGGCGGCTTGCTCCGGTTCTTGTCGTGGTCGCCGTGCTGGTCGGGCTGTGGTACCTGGCCTGCGTGCCGATGAACATCAAGTTGGGCCTCAGCATGGCCGAACGGCAAGGCGCCGTCGTCCACCCCGAGGGCAATGCAGCCCGGCGCGACATGCCCGCCGTGGCTCTGGCGATCGGGAACCCGGCCTATTGGGGGCAAAGCTGGTCTCAGCAGAAACCGCGTCTTCCGGCCCCGCATCAGGTGGTGAACGAGCTTTGGAAAACCACCATGCAGGTCGCACCGACCAGCAAGCGCAGCCTGGTCTTTCACGGCTGGGTGACCCTGTCGGCGACCGGTCTGGGGTTCCTGATCGGCTCGACCATGGGGATTCTGCTGGCCATCGGCATCGTGCACAGCCGCGCCATGGACATGAGCGTCATGCCATGGGCCATTGCCAGCCAGACGATCCCGATCCTGGCCATTGCGCCGATGATCATCGTGGTGCTGGCCTCGGTCGGGTTGCAGGGGCTGGTGCCCAAGGCGCTGATCAGTGCCTACCTCAGCTTCTTTCCGGTGGTGGTCGGCATGGTGAAAGGGCTGCGCAGCCCCTCGCCGATGGACCTCGACCTGATGCGCACCTGGAGCGCAACGCGGACCCAGACCTTTGCCAAGCTGCGGATGCCGGCTTCGGCGCCCTACCTGTTCGCTTCGCTCAAGATCGGCGTCGCCTCGTCGCTGGTCGGGACCATCGTGGCCGAACTGCCGGCCGGTGGCGGCCAGGGGCTGGGCGCGCGCCTGCTGTCAGGCAGCTATTACGGACAAACGGTGCAGATCTGGGCGGCGCTGTTCGCCACGGCGATCCTTGCGGCGGGGCTGGTGTCGCTGATCGGTGCCATCGAACGCAATGTATTGAAGCGGATGGGGCTGGCATGA
- a CDS encoding GNAT family N-acetyltransferase has protein sequence MTIRRAQADDVVACAAVVDQWIEATDWMPRDASRDELETGIAAALPKREIWVAGDPVEAYLSLDPETLKIGGFYCAYPGRGVGRALMDRVKQGRDFLWLHTHAPNEAAQRFYHREGFVVTGSYLPTPPATLTEIRMEWRP, from the coding sequence GTGACGATCCGCCGGGCGCAGGCCGATGACGTGGTGGCCTGCGCTGCCGTGGTCGATCAGTGGATCGAGGCGACCGACTGGATGCCCCGCGACGCCAGCCGGGACGAACTGGAAACCGGCATCGCCGCTGCCCTGCCAAAGCGCGAGATCTGGGTCGCCGGCGACCCGGTCGAGGCCTACCTGTCGCTGGATCCCGAAACCCTGAAGATCGGTGGCTTTTATTGCGCGTATCCCGGCCGGGGTGTCGGGCGGGCGCTGATGGACCGGGTGAAGCAGGGGCGCGATTTCCTTTGGCTGCATACTCATGCGCCAAATGAAGCCGCGCAACGGTTCTACCACCGCGAAGGCTTTGTGGTGACCGGGTCCTACCTGCCCACGCCGCCCGCGACGCTGACCGAGATCCGGATGGAGTGGCGGCCATGA
- a CDS encoding ABC transporter ATP-binding protein yields the protein MVQVPVIEAKSLDLTFETNDGPVQALKDVNLAIGKGDFVSFIGPSGCGKTTFLRCIAALETPTGGALTVNGMTPEEARKARAYGYVFQAAGLYPWRTIAGNIRLPLEIMGFSRSEQAKRVEKVLDLVDLAGFGKKFPWQLSGGMQQRASIARSLAFDADILLMDEPFGALDEIVRDHLNEELLKLWARTGKTIGFVTHSIPEAVYLSTKIVVMSPRPGRITDVIDSPLPKERPLDIRDTPEFLEIAQRVREGLRAGHAYD from the coding sequence GTGGTGCAAGTACCTGTGATCGAGGCGAAAAGCCTTGATCTGACCTTCGAGACGAATGACGGGCCGGTGCAAGCCCTGAAGGATGTCAATCTGGCCATCGGCAAGGGCGATTTCGTCAGTTTCATTGGGCCTTCGGGCTGCGGCAAGACGACATTCCTGCGTTGTATCGCGGCGCTGGAAACCCCCACCGGTGGGGCCCTGACCGTCAATGGCATGACCCCCGAGGAGGCCCGCAAGGCGCGCGCCTATGGCTATGTCTTCCAGGCAGCAGGGCTATATCCCTGGCGCACCATCGCCGGGAACATCCGCCTGCCTCTGGAGATCATGGGGTTTTCCCGCTCTGAGCAGGCCAAGAGGGTGGAAAAGGTGCTGGACCTCGTCGATCTCGCGGGCTTCGGCAAGAAGTTCCCCTGGCAATTGAGCGGCGGGATGCAGCAGCGCGCCAGCATCGCGCGGTCCCTGGCTTTCGATGCGGATATCCTGCTGATGGATGAACCCTTCGGGGCGCTGGACGAGATCGTGCGCGATCACCTCAACGAGGAGCTGCTGAAGCTTTGGGCGCGCACCGGCAAGACCATCGGCTTCGTCACCCATTCGATCCCCGAAGCGGTCTATCTGAGCACCAAGATCGTGGTGATGAGCCCGCGCCCCGGACGGATCACCGATGTGATCGACAGCCCCTTGCCGAAAGAGCGCCCGCTGGACATCAGGGACACGCCGGAATTCCTTGAAATCGCTCAAAGAGTTCGTGAAGGTCTGCGGGCGGGTCATGCCTATGACTAG
- the hydA gene encoding dihydropyrimidinase, giving the protein MSKVIKGGTVVTADRQWKADILVEGEVIKEIGPDLKGDEYVDAEGAYVIPGGIDPHTHLEMPFMGTTAAETFESGTWAAATGGTTMLVDFCLPGADGSIKNAINEWHRKSAPQICSDIGYHMAITGWNESIFDEMKYAVDNGVNSFKHFMAYKGALMVEDDEMFASFARCKELGALPMVHAENGDLVDLMQKKFLAEGKTGPEWHARSRPPEFEGEAANRAITIADAAGTPLYIVHVSCEQAHEAIRRARQKGMRVYGEPLIQFLTLDESEYLNTDWNHAAQRVMSPPFRGKEHQDGLWAGLQSGSLQVVATDHAAFSTEQKRMGLQDFTKIPNGSNGLEERLAMLWTYGVETGRLTPEEFVAATSTNVAKILNIYPRKGALVPGADADIVVWDPKISKTISASNHHSIIDYNVFEGKEVSAQARYTLSRGEVIWAWGQNSQPQPGRGRFVPRPAFSSAAKALTKWKELNSPRSVQRDPLNIPAGI; this is encoded by the coding sequence ATGAGCAAGGTTATCAAGGGCGGCACTGTCGTCACCGCGGACCGTCAGTGGAAGGCAGATATCCTCGTCGAGGGCGAGGTGATCAAGGAGATCGGGCCGGATCTGAAGGGCGACGAATATGTCGATGCGGAAGGGGCCTATGTGATTCCCGGCGGGATCGATCCGCATACGCATCTTGAGATGCCCTTCATGGGGACGACGGCTGCGGAGACGTTTGAAAGCGGCACCTGGGCGGCGGCGACCGGCGGGACGACCATGCTGGTGGATTTTTGTCTGCCTGGGGCGGATGGCAGCATCAAGAACGCGATCAACGAATGGCATCGCAAGAGCGCGCCGCAGATCTGTTCCGATATCGGTTACCACATGGCGATCACCGGCTGGAACGAGAGCATCTTTGACGAGATGAAATATGCCGTGGACAACGGCGTGAATTCGTTCAAGCATTTCATGGCCTACAAGGGCGCGCTGATGGTCGAGGACGACGAGATGTTCGCCAGTTTCGCGCGCTGCAAGGAATTGGGTGCACTGCCCATGGTCCATGCGGAGAACGGCGATCTTGTCGATCTGATGCAGAAGAAATTCCTGGCCGAGGGCAAGACCGGGCCGGAATGGCATGCGCGGTCGCGCCCGCCTGAATTCGAGGGCGAGGCAGCCAACCGGGCAATCACCATCGCGGATGCTGCCGGGACGCCGCTTTATATCGTGCATGTGTCCTGCGAACAGGCGCATGAGGCGATCCGGCGCGCGCGCCAGAAGGGGATGCGGGTTTACGGCGAGCCGCTGATCCAGTTCCTGACGCTGGATGAAAGCGAATACCTGAACACCGACTGGAACCACGCAGCGCAGCGCGTGATGTCGCCGCCGTTCCGTGGCAAGGAGCATCAGGATGGCCTGTGGGCCGGGCTGCAGTCGGGCTCCCTGCAGGTCGTTGCCACCGATCATGCTGCTTTCAGTACCGAGCAGAAGCGCATGGGATTACAGGACTTTACCAAGATCCCCAACGGGTCCAACGGGTTGGAAGAACGGCTTGCGATGCTTTGGACCTATGGTGTCGAGACCGGGCGCCTGACACCCGAGGAATTCGTCGCGGCGACCTCGACCAATGTGGCGAAGATCCTGAATATCTATCCCCGCAAAGGTGCTCTGGTGCCGGGCGCGGATGCGGATATCGTGGTCTGGGATCCGAAGATCTCCAAGACGATCTCGGCGAGCAATCACCATTCGATCATCGATTACAACGTCTTCGAGGGCAAGGAAGTGAGCGCCCAGGCACGCTATACCCTGTCGCGGGGCGAGGTGATCTGGGCCTGGGGGCAGAACAGCCAGCCGCAGCCGGGACGCGGACGGTTCGTGCCACGCCCTGCCTTCAGTTCGGCCGCGAAAGCGCTGACGAAATGGAAGGAGCTGAATTCGCCGCGCTCCGTGCAGCGTGATCCGCTGAATATTCCGGCCGGGATTTAA
- a CDS encoding Zn-dependent hydrolase, whose amino-acid sequence MSAPGENFRIDGDRLWDSLMEMAQVGPGIAGGNNRQTLTDEDAEGRALFQDWCLAAGCTMGVDTMGNMFATRPGTDPDALPVYVGSHLDTQPTGGKYDGILGVLGGLELVRTLNDLGVKTKRPIVVTNWTNEEGTRYAPAMLASGVFAGIHTEDWAKARVDAEGKAFGDELKRIGWEGDEPVGARKMHAFFELHIEQGPILEAEGKDIGIVTHGQGLWWLEVTLTGKDAHTGSTPMNMRVNAGLGMARITELVHQIAMEAQPDAVGAIGQVNVYPNSRNVIPGKAVFTIDFRSPEQEKLDAMRARLEAEAPKIAEELGLGIAIEPVGHFDPVTFDETCVGALRDAAERLGYSHRDIVSGAGHDACWMNKVTPTAMVMCPCVDGLSHNEAEEITKDWAKAGADVLLHAVVETAGIVA is encoded by the coding sequence CTGTCAGCACCCGGAGAGAATTTCAGGATCGATGGGGATCGGCTGTGGGACAGCCTGATGGAAATGGCGCAGGTCGGCCCCGGGATCGCCGGGGGGAACAACCGCCAGACCTTGACCGACGAAGATGCCGAAGGGCGGGCGCTGTTTCAGGATTGGTGCTTGGCGGCCGGATGTACGATGGGCGTCGATACGATGGGCAACATGTTTGCGACGCGGCCCGGGACGGACCCCGACGCGCTGCCGGTCTATGTCGGTTCGCATCTCGATACGCAGCCCACGGGCGGCAAATACGACGGTATCCTCGGGGTGCTTGGCGGGCTTGAACTGGTGCGGACGCTGAACGATCTGGGCGTGAAGACGAAACGCCCGATCGTCGTGACCAACTGGACCAATGAAGAGGGCACGCGCTATGCCCCTGCGATGCTGGCCAGCGGAGTCTTTGCGGGCATCCATACCGAAGATTGGGCCAAGGCGCGGGTCGACGCCGAGGGCAAGGCCTTTGGTGACGAGCTGAAGCGGATCGGCTGGGAAGGCGATGAACCCGTGGGTGCGCGCAAGATGCATGCCTTCTTCGAGCTGCATATCGAGCAGGGGCCGATCCTGGAGGCCGAGGGCAAGGACATCGGGATCGTGACGCATGGTCAGGGCCTTTGGTGGCTGGAGGTGACGCTGACGGGCAAGGATGCCCATACCGGCTCCACCCCGATGAACATGCGGGTCAACGCGGGTTTGGGCATGGCGCGGATCACCGAGTTGGTGCATCAGATTGCCATGGAGGCCCAGCCTGACGCGGTCGGGGCCATCGGTCAGGTCAATGTCTATCCTAATTCGCGCAACGTGATCCCCGGCAAGGCGGTCTTTACCATCGATTTCCGCAGCCCCGAGCAGGAAAAGCTGGATGCGATGCGCGCCCGGCTTGAAGCGGAGGCACCGAAGATTGCCGAAGAGCTTGGGCTTGGGATTGCCATCGAGCCGGTGGGGCATTTCGATCCGGTGACCTTCGACGAGACCTGCGTGGGCGCGCTGCGGGATGCGGCCGAACGTCTGGGCTATTCGCATCGCGACATCGTCTCGGGGGCGGGGCATGATGCCTGCTGGATGAACAAGGTCACACCGACCGCCATGGTGATGTGCCCCTGTGTGGACGGGTTGAGCCACAATGAGGCCGAGGAAATCACCAAGGATTGGGCCAAGGCCGGGGCGGATGTGTTGCTGCACGCGGTGGTCGAGACCGCGGGGATCGTGGCGTAA
- a CDS encoding TetR family transcriptional regulator C-terminal domain-containing protein produces MNQPVARTRIQRKNIKLISDAALSVFSANGFRGATVDQIAREANLSKPNLLYYFPTKEAIHRHLLSTLMDTWLDPLRDVDPAGEPLDEILTYLQRKLQMSRDHPRESRLFANEILQGAPHILDLLASDLKDLVDDKAALITTWMNSGRIARADPYHLIFSIWSLTQHYADYDVQIHAILGPKKPDPFPEAETYLTEMFTRMLTPP; encoded by the coding sequence ATGAACCAGCCCGTTGCGCGAACCCGGATCCAGCGCAAGAACATCAAGCTCATCTCGGATGCCGCGCTCAGCGTCTTCTCGGCCAACGGATTTCGGGGCGCGACGGTCGACCAGATCGCCCGCGAAGCAAACCTCTCAAAACCCAATTTGCTCTATTACTTCCCCACCAAGGAGGCGATCCACAGGCACCTGCTGTCGACCCTGATGGACACCTGGCTCGACCCGCTGCGCGACGTGGATCCTGCCGGCGAACCGCTCGATGAAATCCTGACCTACCTGCAGCGCAAGCTGCAGATGAGCCGCGATCACCCCCGCGAATCCCGCCTCTTCGCCAACGAGATCCTGCAGGGCGCGCCCCATATCCTCGACCTGCTGGCCAGCGACCTCAAGGACCTTGTCGACGACAAGGCCGCCCTCATCACCACCTGGATGAACTCGGGTCGCATCGCGCGCGCCGACCCCTATCACCTGATCTTTTCGATCTGGTCCCTGACCCAGCATTACGCCGACTACGATGTCCAGATCCATGCGATCCTCGGCCCCAAGAAACCCGACCCCTTCCCCGAAGCCGAGACCTATCTGACAGAGATGTTCACCCGGATGCTGACCCCGCCCTAA